In Streptomyces ambofaciens ATCC 23877, a single genomic region encodes these proteins:
- a CDS encoding metal ABC transporter permease — MEILNYAFMQRALLAAVLVGITAPAVGIYLVQRRQALMGDGIGHVAMTGVGLGFLLTWSPVWMATLVSVLGAVLMELIRWYGRTRGDIALAMLFYGGMAGGVMFINLAPTGSNANLTSYLFGSLSTVSESDVTAICLLAGFVVLVTVGLRRQLFAVSQDEEFARVTGLPVRALNLLTAVTAAVTVTVAMRVVGLLLVSALMVVPVAAAQQLTRSFAATFAVAVAIGVSVTIGGTVTSYYQDVPPGATIVLLTIGAFVLLTALAVPLARRRARAAAAAEPSGDPTECKIPATRGAGDELGV, encoded by the coding sequence ATGGAAATCCTGAACTACGCCTTCATGCAGCGGGCGCTGCTGGCGGCCGTCCTGGTCGGCATCACCGCCCCCGCCGTCGGCATCTACCTGGTCCAGCGCCGCCAGGCCCTCATGGGCGACGGCATCGGCCACGTGGCGATGACCGGTGTCGGCCTCGGCTTCCTGCTCACCTGGTCCCCGGTGTGGATGGCCACCCTGGTGTCCGTGCTCGGCGCGGTCCTCATGGAGCTGATCCGCTGGTACGGCAGGACCCGCGGCGACATCGCCCTCGCCATGCTCTTCTACGGCGGCATGGCGGGCGGTGTGATGTTCATCAACCTCGCGCCGACGGGTTCCAACGCCAACCTCACCTCGTACCTCTTCGGCTCCCTCTCGACGGTGTCCGAATCGGACGTCACCGCGATCTGCCTGCTGGCGGGCTTCGTGGTCCTCGTCACCGTCGGCCTGCGCCGCCAGCTGTTCGCGGTCAGCCAGGACGAGGAGTTCGCCCGGGTCACCGGCCTGCCGGTGCGCGCGCTGAACCTGCTCACCGCCGTCACCGCCGCCGTGACCGTGACGGTCGCGATGCGCGTCGTCGGGCTGCTGCTGGTGTCGGCGCTGATGGTGGTCCCGGTGGCCGCGGCCCAGCAGCTCACGCGCAGCTTCGCCGCCACCTTCGCCGTCGCCGTCGCCATCGGCGTCAGCGTGACGATCGGCGGCACGGTCACCTCGTACTACCAGGACGTCCCGCCCGGCGCGACCATCGTGCTGCTCACCATCGGAGCGTTCGTCCTGCTGACCGCGCTGGCCGTGCCGCTGGCCCGCCGACGCGCGCGGGCGGCCGCCGCGGCGGAGCCCTCCGGGGATCCGACGGAATGCAAGATTCCGGCCACTCGGGGGGCCGGCGACGAGTTGGGTGTCTGA
- a CDS encoding isoprenyl transferase, with protein MAVRGILGRQRRDYRTPEPHPSGARPPRLGELVPEHVAIVMDGNGRWAKERGLPRTEGHKVGAERVLDVLQGGIEMGVRNISLYAFSTENWKRSPDEVRFLMNFNRDFIRRTRDQLDELGIRVRWVGRMPKLWKSVAKELQIAQEQTKGNDRLTLYFCMNYGGRAEIADAAQALAEDVRAGRLDPSKVNEKTLAKYLYYPDMPDVDLFLRPSGEQRTSNYLLWQSAYAEMVFQDVLWPDFDRRDLWRACLEFASRDRRFGGAIPNEELLAMEGRTEGSSPSGV; from the coding sequence ATGGCCGTACGCGGGATCCTGGGGCGTCAGCGCCGGGACTACAGGACGCCGGAGCCGCACCCGTCCGGCGCGCGGCCCCCGAGGCTCGGTGAGCTGGTACCGGAGCATGTGGCGATCGTCATGGACGGCAACGGGCGCTGGGCCAAGGAGCGCGGGCTGCCGCGCACCGAGGGGCACAAGGTCGGGGCCGAGCGGGTGCTGGACGTGCTCCAGGGCGGCATCGAGATGGGCGTGCGCAACATCTCGCTGTACGCCTTCTCCACCGAGAACTGGAAGCGGTCGCCGGACGAGGTGCGCTTCCTGATGAACTTCAACCGGGACTTCATCCGCAGGACCCGCGACCAGCTCGACGAGCTGGGGATCAGGGTGCGCTGGGTGGGGCGGATGCCCAAGCTGTGGAAGTCGGTCGCCAAGGAGCTCCAGATCGCCCAGGAGCAGACCAAGGGCAACGACCGGCTCACGCTGTACTTCTGCATGAACTACGGCGGGCGTGCCGAGATCGCCGACGCGGCGCAGGCCCTCGCCGAGGACGTGCGGGCCGGGCGGCTCGACCCGTCGAAGGTGAACGAGAAGACCCTCGCGAAGTACCTGTACTACCCGGACATGCCGGACGTGGACCTGTTCCTGCGGCCGAGCGGCGAGCAGCGCACGTCGAACTACCTGCTGTGGCAGAGCGCGTACGCGGAGATGGTGTTCCAGGACGTGCTGTGGCCGGACTTCGACCGGCGGGACCTGTGGCGGGCGTGCCTGGAGTTCGCCTCCCGGGACCGGCGCTTCGGCGGCGCGATCCCCAACGAGGAGCTGCTGGCCATGGAGGGCCGGACGGAAGGCTCCAGCCCGTCCGGCGTGTGA
- a CDS encoding cation-translocating P-type ATPase: MVGGLLTRSQGAVTGIVLAGPRLLARGTAPAVGAAAGAAAGAVAGTARAGVRGADFAARAARVARAALPGGGSTRDWRAGTRAHLALRPAATEKVRRAGGTQRVARRVAAALAEHPDVVLAYWDTGLARLVVTATEEALTDRVVDRATELAEQHGLTRAEQQGPDDPVEELTHPGDPASVRVAATALGADLLGIAAAVTGARLRLPPSPRLVTAVGTLLRENPAFRAWVRERLGAHGMDVALAAANAAVHGAGQSPASLVLDGALRVCQLTEAVTRTATFEVVHDRLCAPGRDSLPGDPAQRPPLRSSPAQDYAAHASTGSVAGALATLLVKHDVAEAAEAVLAGSPKAARYGPAAFHAVLSTALSRDGVLVRDPERLRQLEMAATVVLHPSALRAPEASADPWTEDVLDAARRAGLRVVMVEDPALADFTGLADQVVGAGRPLRDVVDELRAEGGVVTVVRPLPGDDGTVVAGLLAGDVAVALADGDAPVAWGADVIAPQGLADVWRLLRAVPAARAIGRRSQTLARSGAALSGLLVAVGEARKGKQGFTGSLLPGLRHAPVDVSAAVALLSGTRAALGVATARAPHPRARVAWHTLDPAAVRERLDREKEPEPTLAEQLTARMHAVADRAGRVPVLAPVKWTWELGQAVRGELDDPLTPVLAVGSAAEAILGSVMDALLVVGALDLNALVGGFQRLRAERALSGLLAQQKQKARVAEKETHDPTAEPRVVDAAKLRTGQIIELKADDVVPADARLLWEDGLEIDESSLTGESLPVDKRVDPVTNAPVAERHCMVFEGTTVVAGRAQAVVVDTGEHTESARAVSLAARTPSAAGVQARLQELTRKALPLTLAGGAAVTGLSLLRGTPIRQAVAGGVSVAVAAVPEGLPLVATVAQLAAARRLSRHGVLVRTPRTLEALGRMDTICFDKTGTLTENKLRLTRVAGADGTVRKAGDPDAADALRIAARACPRLNGDGARPTHATDEAVLDAAGDDPRWTQEEGLPFETSRGYAAAVGRDGDGAPVLVVKGAPETVLPACADLPSYVTEVAHGMARDGLRIIAVASRPLRKGEKAADVLEQEPEGLEFTGMLGLSDVPRETSPALVHGLREAGVRPVVLTGDHPQTAHAIAVELGWPEDAVVVTGDELAAADRTARSRMLRDADVVARVAPEQKLQVVESLRDAGRVVGMVGDGANDAAAIRAADIGVGISARGSAAARNAADLVVTGDDLLVLVEAVREGRALWRSVADAIAILIGGNAGEVGFGILGTVLGGSAPLSTRQMLLVNLFTDLFPAMAVAVTETGDAQQEEDDAGTPLGAAVLGEPLIRQIRHRALTTALGATAAWLLGRFTPGTGRRSTTMALCAVVGTQLAQTLADRRGSRLVQVTSLGSAAALVALVQTPGASQLFGCTPLGPVAWAGVAAAIALALAGQRALPRVEEAIVKYWPKVTERMPGVARGAFG, from the coding sequence ATGGTCGGTGGACTTCTGACCCGCTCCCAGGGCGCCGTGACCGGGATCGTGCTGGCCGGGCCCCGGCTGCTCGCGCGTGGCACCGCACCCGCGGTCGGCGCTGCGGCCGGCGCCGCGGCCGGCGCCGTCGCGGGCACCGCACGGGCCGGAGTGCGCGGCGCCGACTTCGCGGCGCGGGCGGCACGGGTCGCCCGCGCCGCGCTGCCCGGCGGCGGCAGCACCCGGGACTGGCGCGCCGGGACCCGGGCGCACCTGGCGCTGCGGCCGGCCGCGACGGAGAAGGTGCGCCGGGCGGGCGGCACGCAGCGCGTGGCGCGTCGAGTGGCGGCGGCCCTGGCCGAGCACCCGGACGTGGTGCTCGCCTACTGGGACACCGGCCTCGCCCGGCTGGTGGTGACCGCGACCGAGGAGGCGCTCACCGACCGGGTGGTCGACCGGGCCACCGAACTCGCCGAACAGCACGGACTGACCCGGGCGGAGCAACAGGGCCCGGACGATCCGGTGGAGGAGCTGACCCACCCCGGCGACCCCGCCTCGGTGCGCGTCGCCGCCACCGCCCTCGGCGCCGACCTTCTGGGCATCGCCGCCGCCGTGACCGGGGCGCGTCTGCGGTTGCCGCCCTCGCCCCGCCTGGTGACGGCCGTGGGGACGCTGCTGCGCGAGAACCCGGCCTTCCGCGCCTGGGTGCGTGAACGGCTCGGGGCCCACGGCATGGACGTGGCGCTGGCCGCCGCCAACGCGGCCGTGCACGGCGCCGGGCAGAGCCCCGCCTCGCTGGTGCTGGACGGCGCCCTGCGCGTCTGTCAGCTGACGGAGGCGGTGACCCGGACGGCGACCTTCGAGGTCGTGCACGACCGCCTCTGCGCGCCGGGCCGGGACAGCCTGCCCGGCGACCCCGCCCAGCGCCCGCCGCTGCGCAGTTCCCCCGCCCAGGACTACGCCGCCCACGCCTCCACCGGCAGCGTGGCGGGCGCGCTGGCGACCCTGCTGGTCAAGCACGACGTGGCCGAGGCCGCCGAGGCGGTGCTGGCCGGTTCGCCCAAGGCCGCGCGCTACGGACCCGCCGCCTTCCACGCCGTACTGAGCACCGCGCTCTCCCGCGACGGTGTGCTCGTGCGCGACCCGGAACGGCTGCGGCAGCTGGAGATGGCCGCCACGGTCGTCCTGCACCCCAGTGCGCTGCGGGCGCCGGAGGCGAGCGCGGACCCGTGGACCGAGGACGTGCTCGACGCCGCCCGGCGCGCGGGCCTGCGCGTCGTGATGGTCGAGGACCCGGCGCTGGCCGACTTCACCGGCCTCGCGGACCAGGTCGTCGGCGCCGGCCGCCCGCTCCGGGACGTCGTGGACGAACTGCGCGCCGAGGGCGGCGTCGTCACCGTCGTACGGCCCCTGCCCGGTGACGACGGGACGGTGGTGGCCGGGCTGCTCGCCGGCGACGTGGCCGTCGCGCTGGCCGACGGGGACGCGCCGGTGGCCTGGGGCGCGGACGTGATCGCCCCGCAGGGCCTCGCCGACGTCTGGCGGCTGCTGCGGGCGGTGCCGGCCGCCCGCGCGATCGGACGCCGGTCGCAGACGCTGGCCCGGTCCGGGGCCGCGCTGTCCGGACTGCTGGTGGCGGTCGGCGAGGCACGGAAGGGGAAGCAGGGCTTCACCGGCTCGCTGCTGCCCGGACTGCGGCACGCACCGGTCGACGTGAGCGCGGCGGTGGCCCTGCTGTCCGGAACGCGCGCCGCGCTCGGCGTGGCGACGGCCCGCGCCCCGCACCCCCGCGCGCGGGTCGCGTGGCACACGCTGGACCCCGCGGCCGTACGGGAACGGCTGGACCGGGAGAAGGAGCCGGAACCGACCCTCGCCGAACAGCTGACGGCCAGGATGCACGCGGTGGCCGACCGGGCGGGCCGCGTCCCCGTCCTCGCGCCGGTGAAGTGGACATGGGAGCTGGGCCAGGCCGTACGGGGCGAGCTGGACGACCCGCTCACCCCGGTGCTCGCGGTCGGCTCGGCGGCCGAGGCGATCCTCGGCTCCGTCATGGACGCCCTGCTGGTCGTCGGCGCGCTCGACCTGAACGCGCTGGTCGGCGGCTTCCAGCGGCTGCGCGCCGAGCGGGCGCTGTCCGGGCTGCTCGCGCAGCAGAAGCAGAAGGCGCGGGTCGCCGAGAAGGAGACCCACGATCCGACGGCCGAGCCACGGGTCGTGGACGCCGCCAAACTCCGTACGGGGCAGATCATCGAGCTCAAGGCGGACGACGTCGTGCCCGCCGACGCCCGGCTCCTGTGGGAGGACGGCCTGGAGATCGACGAGTCGTCCCTCACCGGTGAGTCACTGCCGGTCGACAAGCGCGTGGACCCGGTGACGAACGCCCCGGTGGCCGAGCGGCACTGCATGGTCTTCGAGGGCACGACCGTGGTGGCCGGCCGCGCCCAGGCCGTCGTCGTGGACACGGGGGAGCACACCGAGTCCGCCCGGGCGGTCTCGCTGGCCGCCCGTACGCCGTCGGCGGCCGGAGTGCAGGCCCGGCTCCAGGAGCTGACCCGCAAGGCGCTGCCGCTGACCCTGGCGGGCGGGGCCGCGGTGACCGGCCTCTCGCTGCTGCGCGGGACGCCGATCCGGCAGGCCGTCGCCGGCGGCGTGTCGGTGGCGGTGGCCGCGGTGCCCGAGGGGCTGCCGCTGGTGGCGACGGTGGCGCAGCTGGCGGCGGCCCGCCGGCTCAGCCGCCACGGCGTCCTCGTGCGGACCCCGCGCACGCTGGAGGCGCTGGGCCGGATGGACACCATCTGCTTCGACAAGACGGGCACGCTCACCGAGAACAAGCTGCGGCTGACGCGGGTCGCGGGCGCCGACGGCACGGTCCGCAAGGCGGGCGACCCGGACGCCGCCGACGCCCTGCGGATCGCCGCGCGCGCCTGCCCCCGCCTGAACGGCGACGGCGCCCGCCCCACGCACGCCACCGACGAGGCCGTCCTCGACGCCGCCGGTGACGACCCGCGGTGGACGCAGGAGGAGGGCCTGCCCTTCGAGACCTCCCGCGGCTACGCCGCCGCCGTCGGACGGGACGGCGACGGAGCGCCGGTGCTCGTGGTCAAGGGCGCACCGGAGACCGTGCTGCCCGCCTGCGCGGACCTGCCCTCGTACGTCACGGAGGTGGCGCACGGGATGGCCCGCGACGGACTGCGCATCATCGCGGTGGCCAGCCGGCCGCTGCGCAAGGGGGAGAAGGCCGCCGACGTCCTCGAACAGGAGCCGGAGGGGCTGGAGTTCACGGGGATGCTCGGGCTGTCCGACGTCCCGCGCGAGACGTCCCCGGCGCTGGTGCACGGGCTGCGCGAGGCGGGCGTACGGCCCGTGGTGCTGACCGGCGACCATCCGCAGACCGCCCACGCCATCGCCGTGGAGCTGGGCTGGCCCGAGGACGCCGTCGTGGTCACCGGGGACGAACTGGCCGCCGCGGACCGCACGGCGCGGTCACGGATGCTGCGGGACGCGGACGTCGTGGCCAGGGTGGCGCCGGAGCAGAAGCTCCAGGTCGTCGAGTCGCTGCGGGACGCCGGACGGGTCGTCGGCATGGTCGGCGACGGTGCCAACGACGCCGCCGCGATCCGCGCGGCCGACATCGGCGTCGGCATCAGCGCCCGTGGCTCGGCCGCCGCCCGCAACGCCGCCGACCTGGTCGTCACCGGCGACGACCTGCTGGTCCTGGTGGAGGCGGTACGGGAGGGCCGGGCGCTGTGGCGCAGCGTCGCCGACGCCATCGCCATCCTGATCGGCGGCAACGCGGGCGAGGTCGGCTTCGGCATCCTCGGCACCGTCCTCGGCGGCTCCGCTCCGCTGTCCACGCGGCAGATGCTGCTGGTCAACCTGTTCACGGACCTGTTCCCCGCGATGGCCGTGGCGGTCACGGAGACGGGGGACGCCCAGCAGGAGGAGGACGACGCGGGGACGCCGCTCGGTGCGGCGGTGCTGGGCGAGCCCCTGATCCGTCAGATCCGGCACCGGGCCCTGACCACGGCACTCGGCGCGACCGCCGCCTGGCTCCTGGGCCGGTTCACGCCGGGCACCGGGCGCCGCTCCACGACGATGGCCCTGTGCGCCGTGGTCGGCACCCAGCTCGCCCAGACCCTGGCCGACCGCCGCGGCAGCCGCCTGGTCCAGGTCACGTCGCTGGGCTCCGCCGCCGCGCTGGTCGCCCTGGTGCAGACGCCGGGCGCCAGCCAGCTCTTCGGCTGCACCCCGCTGGGGCCCGTCGCCTGGGCGGGCGTGGCCGCGGCGATCGCCCTGGCACTGGCGGGGCAGCGGGCGCTGCCGCGGGTGGAGGAGGCGATCGTGAAGTACTGGCCGAAGGTGACGGAGCGGATGCCGGGGGTGGCGCGGGGCGCCTTCGGGTGA
- a CDS encoding LysE family translocator: MSIAFLLTTLVVVATPGTGVVYTLAAALSRGRRASVVAALGCALGIVPHLLATVTGVAAVLHASATAFQVLKYAGVAYLLYMAWATLRDREALTVAAERGKPVPAGRVILRGVLINLLNPKLTLFFFAFLPQFVDPGQAGALPRMLLLGGVFMVVTFVVFAAYGVLAASVRSHVLSRPRVMAWLRRSFAGSFVALGAKLAFTAR, from the coding sequence ATGAGTATCGCCTTCCTGCTGACCACCCTCGTGGTCGTCGCGACCCCCGGCACCGGGGTCGTCTACACCCTCGCCGCCGCCCTCTCGCGCGGTCGCCGCGCGAGCGTCGTCGCCGCCCTCGGATGCGCGCTCGGCATCGTGCCGCACCTGCTCGCCACTGTCACCGGCGTCGCGGCGGTGCTGCACGCCAGCGCCACCGCCTTCCAGGTCCTCAAGTACGCCGGTGTGGCCTACCTGCTGTACATGGCGTGGGCCACGCTCCGGGACCGGGAGGCGCTCACGGTGGCCGCCGAGCGGGGCAAGCCCGTCCCGGCGGGGCGGGTGATCCTGCGCGGCGTGCTGATCAACCTCCTCAACCCGAAACTGACGCTGTTCTTCTTCGCCTTCCTGCCCCAGTTCGTGGACCCGGGCCAGGCCGGTGCCCTGCCGCGGATGCTGCTGCTGGGCGGCGTGTTCATGGTGGTGACCTTCGTCGTGTTCGCCGCGTACGGCGTCCTGGCCGCGTCCGTGCGCAGCCACGTCCTCTCCCGGCCGCGGGTGATGGCGTGGCTGCGGCGGAGCTTCGCCGGGTCGTTCGTGGCGCTGGGGGCGAAGCTGGCGTTCACGGCCCGGTAG
- a CDS encoding glycine--tRNA ligase: MAADKIDTIVSLSKRRGFVFPCSEIYGGQRAAWDYGPLGVELKENLKRQWWRYMVTSREDVVGLDSSVILAPEVWVASGHVATFTDPLTECTSCHKRFRADHLEEAYEEKKGKAPENGLADLNCPNCGNKGTFTEPKQFSGLLSTHLGPTQDSGSVAYLRPETAQGIFTNFAQVQTTSRRKPPFGIAQMGKSFRNEITPGNFIFRTREFEQMEMEFFVKPGEDEKWQEYWMEQRWNWYTGLGLREENMRWYEHPAEKLSHYSKRTADIEYRFSFGGSEWGELEGVANRTDYDLSSHAKASGQDLSYYDQEAQERWTPYVIEPAAGVGRAMLAFLLDAYVEDEAPNAKGKLEKRTVLRLDPRLAPVKVAVLPLSRNPELSPKAKGLAQALRQNWNIDFDDAGAIGRRYRRQDEIGTPFCVTVDFDTLDDNAVTVRERDTMKQERVSLDQIEGYLASRLVGC, from the coding sequence GTGGCCGCCGACAAGATCGACACCATCGTCAGCCTGAGCAAGCGCCGTGGCTTCGTTTTCCCGTGCAGTGAGATCTACGGCGGTCAGCGTGCCGCCTGGGACTACGGACCGCTGGGTGTCGAGCTCAAGGAGAACCTCAAGCGCCAGTGGTGGCGCTACATGGTCACCTCGCGCGAGGACGTCGTCGGTCTCGACTCCTCCGTCATCCTGGCCCCGGAGGTCTGGGTGGCCTCCGGTCACGTCGCCACCTTCACGGACCCGCTGACCGAGTGCACCTCCTGCCACAAGCGGTTCCGCGCGGACCACCTGGAGGAGGCGTACGAGGAGAAGAAGGGCAAGGCCCCGGAGAACGGCCTGGCCGACCTCAACTGCCCCAACTGCGGCAACAAGGGCACCTTCACGGAGCCCAAGCAGTTCTCCGGTCTGCTCTCCACCCACCTCGGCCCGACCCAGGACAGCGGCTCCGTCGCCTACCTGCGGCCCGAGACCGCCCAGGGCATCTTCACCAACTTCGCCCAGGTGCAGACCACTTCGCGCCGCAAGCCGCCGTTCGGCATCGCCCAGATGGGCAAGTCCTTCCGCAACGAGATCACGCCCGGCAACTTCATCTTCCGCACCCGCGAGTTCGAGCAGATGGAGATGGAGTTCTTCGTCAAGCCGGGCGAGGACGAGAAGTGGCAGGAGTACTGGATGGAGCAGCGCTGGAACTGGTACACCGGCCTCGGTCTCCGTGAGGAGAACATGCGCTGGTACGAGCACCCGGCCGAGAAGCTCTCCCACTACTCCAAGCGCACCGCCGACATCGAGTACCGCTTCTCGTTCGGCGGCAGCGAGTGGGGCGAGCTGGAGGGTGTCGCCAACCGGACGGACTACGACCTCTCGTCGCACGCGAAGGCCTCCGGCCAGGACCTCTCCTACTACGACCAGGAGGCCCAGGAGCGCTGGACGCCGTACGTCATCGAGCCGGCGGCCGGTGTCGGCCGGGCGATGCTGGCCTTCCTCCTCGACGCGTACGTGGAGGACGAGGCGCCGAACGCCAAGGGCAAGCTGGAGAAGCGCACCGTGCTGCGCCTCGACCCGCGCCTCGCCCCGGTGAAGGTCGCGGTGCTGCCGCTGTCCCGCAACCCCGAGCTGTCGCCCAAGGCCAAGGGGCTCGCCCAGGCGCTGCGGCAGAACTGGAACATCGACTTCGACGACGCCGGTGCGATCGGGCGCCGGTACCGGCGCCAGGACGAGATCGGGACGCCGTTCTGCGTCACCGTCGACTTCGACACGCTGGACGACAACGCGGTGACCGTGCGGGAGCGGGACACCATGAAGCAGGAGCGGGTGTCGCTGGACCAGATCGAGGGGTACCTGGCCTCGCGCCTGGTCGGCTGCTGA
- a CDS encoding Fur family transcriptional regulator gives MTTAGPPVKGRATRQRAAVSAALQEVEEFRSAQELHDMLKHKGDSVGLTTVYRTLQSLADAGEVDVLRTADGESVYRRCSSDDHHHHLVCRTCGKAVEVEGPAVEKWAEAIAAEHGYVNVAHTVEIFGTCADCARASGG, from the coding sequence GTGACGACCGCTGGACCGCCCGTGAAGGGCCGCGCCACCCGGCAGCGGGCCGCCGTGTCGGCGGCCCTCCAGGAGGTCGAGGAGTTCCGCAGCGCTCAGGAGCTCCACGACATGCTCAAGCACAAGGGCGACTCCGTCGGGCTCACCACGGTCTACCGCACCCTGCAGTCCCTCGCCGACGCCGGCGAGGTCGACGTCCTGCGCACCGCCGACGGCGAGTCCGTCTACCGCCGCTGCTCCAGCGACGACCACCACCACCATCTGGTCTGCCGCACCTGCGGCAAGGCGGTCGAGGTCGAGGGCCCCGCGGTGGAGAAGTGGGCGGAGGCCATCGCCGCCGAGCACGGCTACGTCAACGTCGCACACACGGTGGAGATCTTCGGCACCTGCGCGGACTGCGCGAGGGCCTCCGGCGGTTGA
- a CDS encoding metal ABC transporter substrate-binding protein: MNVRRRRISGIAVTAAAALGLGTLSACSSDGSAAGKSGNTDKFDVVASFYPMAFLAEQIGGDRVSVTSLTQPGQEPHDLEISAKQRAQLEETDAALFLKGLQPSADEAIAQSGAKTKIDAATLTSLEEHGAEVGGHADEHGHEHAEEEHGHDHGEGSEDPHIWLDPVKYAEVAEGVGKAFEKADPDHAAEYKKNTEALVAKLDGLNTAFETGLKDTKTKTFITTHAAFGYLAERYGLTEEAISGLSPESEPSAARVKELAKTAKADGVSTIFYETLVSDETAQTVARDAGLKTDVLDPVEGITDQSRGDDYFQVMEANLKALRTALGTK, translated from the coding sequence ATGAACGTACGACGACGCCGCATATCCGGCATAGCAGTCACCGCGGCCGCCGCGCTCGGCCTCGGGACCCTCTCCGCCTGCTCCAGCGACGGCTCGGCGGCGGGCAAGTCCGGCAACACCGACAAGTTCGACGTCGTCGCGTCGTTCTACCCCATGGCCTTCCTCGCCGAGCAGATCGGCGGCGACCGCGTCAGCGTGACCAGTCTGACCCAGCCCGGCCAGGAACCGCACGACCTGGAGATCAGCGCCAAGCAGCGCGCGCAGCTGGAGGAGACGGACGCCGCGCTCTTCCTCAAGGGCCTGCAGCCCTCCGCCGACGAGGCCATCGCCCAGTCCGGGGCCAAGACGAAGATCGACGCGGCGACGCTGACCTCCCTGGAGGAGCACGGCGCCGAGGTCGGCGGCCACGCGGACGAGCACGGGCACGAGCACGCCGAGGAGGAGCACGGCCACGACCACGGCGAAGGAAGCGAGGACCCCCACATCTGGCTCGACCCGGTCAAGTACGCCGAGGTCGCCGAGGGGGTCGGCAAGGCCTTCGAGAAGGCGGACCCGGACCACGCCGCGGAGTACAAGAAGAACACCGAGGCCCTGGTCGCCAAGCTGGACGGCCTGAACACCGCGTTCGAGACCGGGCTGAAGGACACGAAGACGAAGACCTTCATCACCACGCACGCCGCCTTCGGCTACCTCGCCGAGCGCTACGGCCTCACCGAGGAGGCCATCAGCGGCCTCAGCCCCGAGTCCGAGCCCAGCGCCGCCCGGGTCAAGGAGCTCGCGAAGACGGCCAAGGCCGACGGCGTCTCCACGATCTTCTACGAGACGCTCGTCAGCGACGAGACCGCGCAGACCGTCGCCCGGGACGCCGGTCTGAAGACGGACGTCCTCGACCCGGTCGAGGGCATCACCGACCAGTCCCGCGGCGACGACTACTTCCAGGTCATGGAAGCCAACCTCAAGGCCCTGCGGACGGCCCTGGGCACCAAGTGA
- a CDS encoding metal ABC transporter ATP-binding protein — translation MTEPVISLRGVRAELGSRPVLRGIDLTVRRGEVVALLGANGSGKSTAVRTVIGQVPVTAGAIELFDTPRRRFRDWARVGYVPQRTTAAGGVPATVTEVVSSGRLSRARFGVLRKADHEAVRRALDLVGMADRAKDSVDALSGGQHQRVLIARALAAEPELLIMDEPMAGVDLASQQVLADTLREQVAAGTTVLLVLHELGPLEPLIDRAVVLRDGCVLHDGPPPKAVGQHALPGHDHVHPHAPAGAEPIRTGLLS, via the coding sequence ATGACCGAGCCCGTCATCTCGCTTCGCGGCGTCCGCGCCGAACTCGGCTCACGCCCCGTCCTGCGCGGCATCGACCTCACCGTGCGCCGCGGCGAGGTCGTCGCACTGCTCGGCGCCAACGGCTCGGGCAAGTCCACGGCCGTGCGCACGGTCATCGGCCAGGTACCGGTCACCGCCGGGGCGATCGAGCTGTTCGACACCCCGCGGCGCCGCTTCCGCGACTGGGCGCGCGTGGGCTACGTCCCGCAGCGCACCACGGCCGCGGGCGGCGTCCCCGCCACGGTGACCGAGGTCGTCTCCTCGGGCCGCCTCTCCCGGGCCCGCTTCGGCGTCCTGCGCAAGGCCGACCACGAGGCCGTGCGCCGCGCCCTCGACCTGGTCGGCATGGCGGACCGGGCCAAGGACTCCGTGGACGCCCTCTCCGGCGGCCAGCACCAGCGGGTCCTGATCGCCCGCGCGCTCGCCGCCGAACCCGAGCTGCTGATCATGGACGAGCCGATGGCGGGCGTCGACCTGGCCAGCCAGCAGGTCCTGGCCGACACCCTGCGCGAGCAGGTCGCGGCCGGCACCACCGTCCTGCTCGTCCTGCACGAACTGGGCCCCCTGGAGCCCCTGATCGACCGCGCGGTGGTGCTCCGCGACGGCTGCGTGCTGCACGACGGCCCGCCGCCGAAGGCGGTCGGCCAGCACGCGCTGCCCGGCCACGACCACGTCCACCCGCACGCACCGGCGGGCGCCGAACCGATCCGCACGGGACTGCTGAGCTGA